A single Anopheles maculipalpis chromosome 3RL, idAnoMacuDA_375_x, whole genome shotgun sequence DNA region contains:
- the LOC126564594 gene encoding NADH dehydrogenase [ubiquinone] flavoprotein 1, mitochondrial, translated as MANALVRINCMPKQQLVALVPAALRNTAVVAGGSNNKQQVRLQSAQASAPPPQTRTKFGGLADQDRIFTNLYGRHDWRLKGALKRGDWYKTKEILLKGTDWILNEIKVSGLRGRGGAGFPTGMKWSFMNKPSDGRPKYLVVNADEGEPGTCKDREIMRHDPHKLIEGCLIAGRAMGARAAYIYIRGEFYNEASNMQLAIAEAYQAGLIGKNACGSGYDFDVFMHRGAGAYICGEETALIESLEGKQGKPRLKPPFPADVGVFGCPTTVSNVETVAVAPTICRRGGVWFASFGRTRNSGTKLFNISGHVNTPCTVEEEMSIPLKELIERHAGGIRGGWDNLLGIIPGGSSTPVIPKSVCEDVLMDFDGLVQAQTSLGTAAIIVMDKSTDIIKAISRLIMFYKHESCGQCTPCREGIAWMNKIMHRFVDGNARPTEIDMLWEISKQIEGHTICALGDGAAWPVQGLIRHFRPEIESRMKQYEQKQAAGKN; from the exons atggCAAACGCACTAGTGCGTATTAATTGTATGCCAAAGCAGCAATTAG TTGCGCTTGTTCCAGCAGCTTTGCGCAACACTGCGGTCGTGGCTGGCGGTAGCAACAACAAGCAGCAGGTGCGCCTCCAGTCAGCCCAAGCATCGGCACCACCGCCACAGACGAGAACCAAGTTCGGTGGATTGGCCGACCAGGACCGTATTTTCACCAATCTGTACGGTCGGCATGATTGGCGCTTGAAGGGCGCGCTCAAGCGCGGCGATTGGTACAAGACGAAGGAAATCCTGCTGAAAGGCACGGATTGGATTTTGA ATGAAATTAAAGTATCGGGCTTGCGTGGCCGCGGAGGTGCCGGATTTCCTACGGGCATGAAATGGTCCTTCATGAACAAACCTTCTGATGGCCGTCCGAAGTATCTGGTCGTGAATGCTGACGAGGGCGAACCGGGAACGTGCAAGGATCGTGAAATTATGCGTCACGATCCGCACAAGCTGATCGAGGGTTGTCTCATCGCTGGTCGTGCAATGGGAGCTCGTGCTGCTTACATTTACATTCGTGGAGAATTCTACAACGAAGCCTCGAACATGCAGCTGGCTATCGCTGAAGCTTATCAGGCAGGTTTAATTGGCAAGAACGCTTGTGGTTCCGGGTATGACTTTGATGTCTTTATGCACCGTGGTGCCGGAGCGTACATCTGTGGTGAGGAAACGGCGCTCATCGAATCGCTAGAGGGCAAGCAGGGAAAACCGCGCCTAAAGCCGCCATTCCCAGCCGATGTCGGTGTGTTCGGCTGTCCGACGACAGTGTCGAACGTGGAAACGGTAGCTGTAGCTCCGACTATCTGTCGTCGAGGTGGCGTTTGGTTTGCCAGTTTCGGTCGCACGCGTAACTCCGGCACGAAGCTGTTTAACATCTCCGGTCACGTTAACACACCGTGCACAGTCGAGGAGGAGATGTCGATTCCGCTGAAGGAACTGATCGAACGTCATGCCGGTGGCATTCGGGGTGGCTGGGACAATCTGCTGGGAATTATTCCCGGTGGTTCCTCGACGCCCGTCATCCCGAAGTCGGTATGTGAGGATGTGTTGATGGACTTTGATGGTCTAGTACAAGCACAGACCTCGCTGGGTACGGCCGCCATCATTGTGATGGATAAATCGACGGACATCATTAAAGCTATCTCGCGTCTGATTATGTTCTACAAGCACGAAAGCTGCGGTCAATGCACACCATGCCGCGAGGGAATTGCGTGGATGAACAAGATTATGCATCGTTTCGTGGATGGAAATGCACGTCCGACCGAGATCGATATGCTGTGGGAAATTTCCAAACAGATCGAAGGACACACTATCTGTGCGTTGGGTGATGGTGCTGCTTGGCCAGTTCAAG GCCTAATTCGACACTTCCGCCCAGAAATTGAGTCTAGGATGAAGCAGTACGAGCAGAAGCAGGCCGCTGGTAAGAACTAA
- the LOC126565582 gene encoding zinc finger CCCH domain-containing protein 11A-like gives MDLPRNLHDCYFFYYSTCKKGTNCEYRHEPAALGHEKTCKLWAEGKCYNRTCTMRHMKIEKPRSATPCFWEDQPGGCRKPHCVFQHKIPKPAQPTTSNVGVPVQPAAAAAAANAAAAHLMHSTSAAAVVLDYNYATLLPRII, from the coding sequence ATGGACCTGCCGAGGAATCTCCACGATTGTTACTTCTTCTACTATTCGACATGTAAAAAGGGGACCAACTGCGAGTATCGCCATGAGCCGGCGGCACTCGGCCATGAGAAAACCTGCAAGCTGTGGGCGGAAGGCAAGTGTTACAATCGCACCTGCACCATGCGTCACATGAAGATCGAAAAGCCGCGCTCGGCCACTCCATGCTTTTGGGAGGATCAGCCAGGCGGCTGTCGCAAGCCGCACTGTGTGTTTCAGCACAAGATCCCGAAGCCCGCGCAGCCAACGACGAGCAATGTGGGCGTTCCGGTACAGCCGGcagctgctgccgccgccgcaAACGCTGCTGCAGCACATCTCATGCACTCGACTTCAGCCGCCGCCGTCGTGCTGGACTACAACTATGCAACCCTGCTGCCGAGAATCATCTAA
- the LOC126560633 gene encoding E3 ubiquitin-protein ligase PPP1R11-like: MSAETPTSISRTITETILQDESIPGTSSRNHQEPPVLRLRLQKPRNGKKVQWTNGTVDNEHMNKKKSKCCCIYVKPRAFGESSSESEDECEHCFGHVELKKKNQKVPPMPAKRDGDNNDDDGDANNSDDIDGTSIGPAEPSSAPSGE; this comes from the exons ATGAGTGCCGAAACTCCAACCAGTATCAGCCGCACCATCACAGAAACAATCCTTCAGGATGAGTCGATTCCCGGCACGAGCAGCAGGAACCATCAG GAACCACCAGTGTTACGGTTGCGGCTGCAAAAGCCTCGCAATGGCAAAAAGGTACAGTGGACGAACGGAACCGTGGATAATGAGCATATGAATAAGAAGAAGTCCAAGTGCTGCTGCATCTACGTGAAACCGCGAGCTTTTGGCGAAAGCTCGTCCGAAAGTGAGGACGAGTGTGAACATTGCTTTGGTCACGTGGAGCTGAAGAAAAAGAACCAGAAAGTTCCACCGATGCCTGCCAAACGAGATGGCGATaataacgatgatgatggagatGCAAATAATTCGGATGACATCGATGGAACTTCCATAGGTCCGGCAGAACCTTCGTCAGCACCAAGCGGGGAATAG
- the LOC126564734 gene encoding succinate--hydroxymethylglutarate CoA-transferase → MLLKYLRSSVVTNGIRRGAHYGTGTGAEGGKTFPLEGIRILDLTRIVAGPYCTMVLGDLGAEVYKIERPFEGDESRKWGPPFMRNSKDSVYFMAANRNKKSVCVNLKTGREVIYELAKRCDVLVENYVPGKLDGLGLGYNTLKTIAPSLVYCSITGFGSEGPYKTKPGYDVIAASMGGLLHITGSENGPPAKVGIAITDIATGLYAHGAILAALLQRHRTGRGQKIDVNLFSTQVACLINVASNYLNAGKESKRWGTAHESIVPYEAFATKTGFITIGCGSDAQFVSLCRLLGVAELAQDERFVNNQTRVVHRKELIALLSDILQRKSSSEWMEIFESASFPVGPINSMREVFEDRHLQAIRMVKTLPHPTAGEVKLVGPPVVYGEAKNEITSIPPQLGQHTDEVLRSLLGYGDTEMECLRKAKIIQ, encoded by the coding sequence ATGTTGCTAAAGTATTTGCGTTCTTCCGTGGTCACCAACGGCATACGCCGTGGTGCGCATTACGGCACAGGAACGGGTGCTGAAGGtggcaaaacttttccactcGAAGGAATCCGGATCCTTGATCTTACGCGCATCGTTGCTGGTCCGTACTGCACGATGGTGCTCGGAGATCTCGGTGCAGAGGTGTACAAGATCGAGCGGCCATTCGAGGGTGATGAGTCGCGCAAATGGGGTCCACCGTTTATGCGCAACTCGAAAGATTCCGTTTACTTTATGGCAGCAAATCGTAACAAAAAGAGTGTTTGTGTAAATTTGAAAACTGGCCGGGAGGTGATTTACGAGCTAGCCAAGCGGTGTGACGTATTGGTGGAGAATTACGTCCCTGGAAAGTTGGACGGATTAGGATTGGGTTACAATACACTGAAAACGATTGCTCCCTCGCTGGTGTACTGTTCTATTACCGGGTTCGGATCGGAAGGGCCCTACAAAACCAAACCTGGCTACGACGTCATCGCCGCATCTATGGGTGGACTACTGCACATCACCGGAAGTGAGAACGGGCCACCGGCCAAGGTCGGCATTGCCATTACTGATATTGCTACTGGATTGTACGCCCATGGAGCAATACTGGCGGCGCTGTTACAACGACACCGGACCGGACGGGGACAAAAAATTGACGTGAACCTGTTTTCCACCCAAGTCGCATGTTTGATTAATGTGGCAAGCAATTATCTGAACGCCGGCAAGGAATCGAAACGTTGGGGAACGGCTCATGAAAGTATTGTCCCGTACGAGGCATTTGCCACAAAAACGGGCTTCATTACGATCGGGTGTGGCAGTGATGCCcaatttgtttcactttgcCGTTTGTTAGGAGTGGCCGAATTGGCACAGGACGAACGGTTTGTGAACAATCAGACCCGCGTCGTGCACCGCAAGGAGTTGATTGCTCTCCTTTCAGACATTTTGCAACGTAAATCATCCTCGGAATGGatggaaatttttgaaagtgcTTCGTTTCCTGTTGGTCCTATAAACAGCATGAGGGAAGTGTTCGAGGACCGTCATCTGCAAGCAATAAGAATGGTAAAAACGCTTCCACATCCGACAGCAGGCGAGGTAAAACTGGTCGGTCCTCCGGTAGTGTACGGGGAAGCGAAAAATGAAATCACATCCATTCCGCCACAACTTGGTCAACATACGGACGAGGTTTTGAGAAGCTTGCTTGGCTATGGGGACACGGAAATGGAGTGCTTGCGGAAAGCAAAAATTATACAATAA